ACGTAGTCCCTTGATATTACCGGGAATGGCCCCCTTCAAACTACGACACCAGGAAGCATGGAGTTCTTCGAGATTGGTTAGATTCCCAATCTCCCCAGGAAATGctcgaacaaaagaagaatccaTCCTCAGTACTTTCAAGCTCTTCAGATTTCCTATTGAACCGGGTAGTTCAGAGATATTAGTCGCCGATATATCCAACTCCTCCAATGAGCTCCCTATTTTACCAATAGAATTCGGAAGTTCCTCCAAATAACGGCAATCCCTCAATGACAAGCGTCTTAGATTACTCAGCTCCCCCAGTGAGATTGGGAGCTCGGTAATTTTCGCACCATCTAATGACAGTTCGGAGAGAGCAGTCAGGTAACCAACTGAACTGGGCAGATGAGTCAATGGAAAGCACTGGAAGCCGGAGAGAGTTTCAAGTTGATTCAAATTGCCTATGGAGATGGGGATCTCCCGTACAGAAGTCCCGTCAATGAAAAGCTCTTTCAGAGCCGTCATACCACCCAATTCCACCGGCAACCAGTTCAATCGGGAGCAGAACTTCAAATTCAGGGAGACCAAACGTTTCAACTTGCCAATTGAAGTATCTAGCTTCACCAAACGAGAACAGCCTTCAAGAATCAGGATTTCCAAATCTTTGTAACCAGAGAATTCGGGAGTGAACAGCAAGTCGGAACACCCAGTAAGATTCAagactttcaattttgccatcTGCAAAGCCGAAACAGAAAATACTCTCAAGGTCAATTCGCAGATATATAATTCTAGGAAGCAAATATAAAACAACCAAATAATAAACCACCTTGATTTTTCTCCAACCTCCCCAGTCTTCCGTGATTTTGCCCCGAGGGAGCTCAAGAATGGCCAACTCTCTTAACACGAGATTTTCTGCATCAAAATCCGGAGGACACCTTTGCCAACAGAGCCACCTTAAACTTGCAAATGCACCTGCAAAATTGCCACAAAACTTGGCATTGTCCAACTTGAGAAACCTTATTTTTGGCATGCTCTGAAAATCTCCAGCTGTGAAGTCAAAGCAGAGAGCTTCAACGTTTCCCATACCCTACATTTGACAAAGTAACATAATCATCAGAAGCTGTAAACCCAAATAcccatcagaaaaaaaaaaaaatgatagcttTCCTTGCTCTACATGCTAAAGAGTGCATACATTAAATATGCAAAATAGAAACGTAGCCTAGAAGTTTGTTTGCCGAAAACAAACTGAACCAAAAGGTTTTACCTTCTCCTTGTTCATTGCCTTTAGAACCATATCCTGTGTGCAAAATCTTCTAGATCTTGGATCTTGAGATTCCTCTTTCTTACAAATTCTTTTGCCAAGGCATCTCAGCAATCTGTGCATCTGCAACTCAATGTTTTCTCCAGTTTTTGCCAGGGGCATCAGAATGCAACCCGAAGATGGAAGATAACAATTGGGCCACATATATGAAGCAATTCGGGCATCCACACCGGAGATAAAGCATGCTATGTCCAGAAATATATCTTTTTGCTGTTGATCTAATTCTTTGCAACATATATCCAGTATCTCTTCAAGGCCAACTGTCGTCTTTCGAGAACTCCTGGTGCGTTCTTTCATTGACTTCTCCATCTTTGCCCACTCTTGTATTGATTTGCCCCGCAAAAATGAACCTACGACCTCAACTGCTAATGGTAGTTTCTCTGTAGCATTGACAATGCGGTTGGTGAGTCCATCATAATCAGGTATGGAAGATTGCATCTTGAATGCATGCTCGCAGAAAAGTTCAAAAGCTTGACCATCATCCAACGCACCAACTGTGTAGGTACGAGCCTTCTCGGGATCATACTCTCTGAGAATTTCCTCATTTTCAGAAGTCACAATTATTCGACTGCCTGGACCAAACCAATGAAGCTGTTTTCTGACAATAGCATGAAGATGGGATTGCTCTTCCACGTCATCGACAACTATTAGAACTTTCTTTTCACAAAATATGTCCAGGAAATCTTCTATTCTTTCATCAAAAGAAGGATCTTCATGATCTCGTTCGAGGATATCACGTACCAGCCTAGTTTGCAAAAACTGAATACCACGAGGATTTTGTGCAGTTTCTTTGACCTCTGTGAGAAAGCTACGGCTGTCAAAACAAGAAGAGATGCGGTCATATACAGCCTTGGCGAGAGTCGTCTTGCCAATTCCATCAGCTCCATAGATTCCAAGAATGCGCACCTCATCATCAACTTCCATCTCAAGTAAGTCGGTGATTTGCTTTGCAcgatcatcaattccaactaCATTCTGAACCGCTGCAATTGCATAATTCCTGTCTGAGGTTTCCATGTCTGCTTCTCGCTGTCGATCTTCATATGTTATTTTCTCCATGCTCTACAAGAAAAAACGGAATTTTTCACCAAAGTACCATTGTAGatggagaaaaaaacaaacatcaccCGATCAGTCTCTTCCTTGTAACATTACTTCAGTTCTACACATATATACAGGACATCCATTTCTGATCCATAGTTCAATATCTTGCCAATTCCATCAGTTCCATATATTCCAATAATGCGCACCTCATCATTGACTTTCATTTTTATTGAGTCGGTGATTTCTTTTACAGGATTATCAATTCCAGCCAAATTCTGAATAGCTGCAATTGCATAATTCCTATCTGAGGTTTCCATGTCTGCTGCTCCCTCTTGAGCTTCGTCTTTCACTTTTGTTATCATctgcaagaaaaacaaaaaaatttaccaaagtATTGTCGTGGACGGGGAAAAGAACAAACATCACCTGATAAGACTCTCTCTTATAACATTGCCTCACTTCCACATATGATGCAAGATATTTGTCatcaaatttttcttgttgattCAGAAAATATGCAGAGACTTATTCTAGCATAATCTAATACATAACCTAGTATCTGATCTGATACACAATTAACAAGGGAGCTTCGCTAGTAATTTAATCTAATTCGGTGACAATACTACCTTGGAAGTTGGATCTGCTTATTTGCTGACCAGATATGTAAACTTCCAAGAAAAATTGATATGCACATCACAACAACGGTCActttaattgaattaattatatTGTTATCTCGGAAGTGTAAATAAGTTCCATACAGCAAATGAGCGTTATGGAAATATAACTAAAATCCTAATATTCAGATGGTAGACTTTCTTTAGACTCCGACTATGCAGTGATTCATATAAGTTCATGTTAGAACCTAGGTGTATGTATACGCATAAGAAAGTTGATAGAAAAACCAGAAATTGAATACAAGTGATGTGATTAATTTGAATGCAGATGGATAATCCGAGCCAACGAATTCACGTTGCGTCTTTAAGACAATTTGTCCCCTCTACTGATATTCAAGGTTCTCGGGCAATTGCTTTCTAGGACATAACGGATTGCCTTTCCTATGAAGCAGTAATACTCCAATAGGAAACTTTCGAACTCAACTTTGCAGAATTATCGCacaaaatgatgatgatgagattgaCAGAAATTGccgaatccaaaaaaattgaattaatgtTTGTATTTATAGGTAGTGAAGCGATTAAAAATGAAGAGTCATGAACCCGAACAGATATATTGGGttaagaatgaagagtcacgaaccTGAACAGATATCTTCCGAACGAACATGTTCGTTCaaagataaaatttccaaacaaACATGTATGTTCGGATTGTGTCTGTTCGGttaggatgaaaaaaaaaaaattgatgggcTCCAAAAAAAGTAGAAACCAGCCTGGTCCCGGCACCAGCCGGTCGGCAGGGCGGTAGCGTACGCGCGTGGAGGTCAATCATGCAAAGcctaggtcctctcccttccacaaaagtggatTGCCCTTTGGGGTCCAAACTCATATGTGAGATTCCTATATTTAAACCCACCTCTTAACTCCTCTTCTTTCCAATGTGGGATTTGCTCCACCCCTCACTTCTCATTCACCTTCTTATGAGATTTGGAGACCAAAATCCTAACAAGCCCCCacgtggggaaaagtacactagaagtgccataacttgtgtacgacgttcacttgagtgccataactctcaaaacgttcacttaagtgctataactttcaaaaatcgttcacttgagtgctacgtcggagcaaaatcgttcacttgagtgttatagtaacttttccggcgtgccacgtcagctttccggcgtctacggtaactttttcggctgccacgtcggcttttcctgccgccacgtcaacatggtacttaagtgaacgatttttaaaagttatggcacttaagtgaacgttttgaaagttatggcactcacgtgaacgccgtacaaaagttatggcacttctagtgtacctttcccccccacatgaatgagaagtTCAGTTATCATGACTCTTCGTGAATGCATGAGATGTAGTGTGCGATTATTCAATGAGAAACTAttgcatcgggataagtagtccgagactttaaactttccctagtgagacatatcggacttactcggtcaatcgGTAAATTTGATGTCCTTGAACCGTTGACCTTTAgtgtaagcctagacaatagAAATCACACGACTATCTCTTGAACAAAGTTAGTTCTCactgttgtgttcgttttggccatga
This genomic interval from Rhodamnia argentea isolate NSW1041297 chromosome 4, ASM2092103v1, whole genome shotgun sequence contains the following:
- the LOC115736067 gene encoding disease resistance protein TAO1-like, with protein sequence METSDRNYAIAAVQNVVGIDDRAKQITDLLEMEVDDEVRILGIYGADGIGKTTLAKAVYDRISSCFDSRSFLTEVKETAQNPRGIQFLQTRLVRDILERDHEDPSFDERIEDFLDIFCEKKVLIVVDDVEEQSHLHAIVRKQLHWFGPGSRIIVTSENEEILREYDPEKARTYTVGALDDGQAFELFCEHAFKMQSSIPDYDGLTNRIVNATEKLPLAVEVVGSFLRGKSIQEWAKMEKSMKERTRSSRKTTVGLEEILDICCKELDQQQKDIFLDIACFISGVDARIASYMWPNCYLPSSGCILMPLAKTGENIELQMHRLLRCLGKRICKKEESQDPRSRRFCTQDMVLKAMNKEKGMGNVEALCFDFTAGDFQSMPKIRFLKLDNAKFCGNFAGAFASLRWLCWQRCPPDFDAENLVLRELAILELPRGKITEDWGGWRKIKMAKLKVLNLTGCSDLLFTPEFSGYKDLEILILEGCSRLVKLDTSIGKLKRLVSLNLKFCSRLNWLPVELGGMTALKELFIDGTSVREIPISIGNLNQLETLSGFQCFPLTHLPSSVGYLTALSELSLDGAKITELPISLGELSNLRRLSLRDCRYLEELPNSIGKIGSSLEELDISATNISELPGSIGNLKSLKVLRMDSSFVRAFPGEIGNLTNLEELHASWCRSLKGAIPGNIKGLRHLKSLTLRHSRISSLPPEISTIPGLHTLDLLQCNEIEELPKLPPSLIRLRVSSKKMKLPPSLIRLRVSSKRMKAIPLLEGLKELEELCLSDRDPKARRPSSSKWPVPESNVIDEHSFSISSPKLRKLELSLSQVIKLKFGPADIPPPKRFKMVTHAGSSRKEVSELPKTLSVLKLYDSAVEEIEGLEGLAALKRLDISNCRIQNLNGIGQLTSLRSLILSDCDCLSSLDLSNLMSLKVLEIRRCKMIHQIEGLDKLTSLVKPNISECPALTHVIARSAVM